GAAACTGCAAGCGCATTTTTCGCCCGGCGAGGCAGAGCGCCAGACGGCCACGGCGATCAACTGGGGCCGCTACGCTGGGCTGTTCGATTGGGATCAAGGTAAGGACGAACTGTATCTGCGCGAGGCGAAGCCGGCAGCGGTTGCGGCTCGCGGCAAACGCCGGTGAAGGTTTGCCCGGCGGCACGGGATGATCGGCCGCTAAATCTTTCGCCCCACTCCCAGCACAACCTGGCACGCTTCCGGGGGGCAGGTTCGTACCCGGCTGAGAAGCAGCGCCTTGGCCGATTCGCCAAAAAATAATCCGGCGAATACCACGAACTTGATCGCCTCGCTCACCAGCAGCACACGATACATCGCGCTGCGAGCCCAATTTTTCTGAAGCCGTTTCAAAGAAGTTTGGGGTGAACCAGGTGATGAAAGAAGGCGAGCCGCGCTATGCTACTATGGTGGCCGCCGAACGACAACGCTGGCCGGGATCGGCTTTCGAGGCATGGCATGAAGGCGCATGTGTGGGTGATGTTGAAGCTGACGGTGCTCGACCCGCAAGGGCAGACGATCCTGCGGGCGCTCGAGTCCATTGGCTTTGCCGCCGTGAAGGACGTTCGCCAGGGCAAGTTTTTTGTCCTGGAGCTGGACAGCAACCTCAACCCGGAGGCGGCTCGCGCTGAGGTCGAACGACTTGCCAGGGAGGTGCTGACCAACCCGGTCATCGAAGAATTTCGGTACGAGATGGTGGAATAGGTTTTCCCTGTGCACAAAAATGCAGCAATTTTCCATCGCTTCTCAAGAGAGGCAGCAACCGGCCCAAAGAGCTTGAGATAATAGGCGGTTAGCGGGAAGCTGTTTGGCAGCCTGGTTGCTGAGGACAGGGCGAACGACCATGTGCGGAATTGTTGGATACATCGGGCCCAAGAAAGTGGTAGCCGTCATTCTCGAGGGGTTGAAGCGAGTCGAGTACCGCGGCTACGACTCGGCTGGCATTGCCGTAGTTGGGCAAAACGGCAAGCTCGAAATCCGCCGGGCTTCCGGCAAGCTGCGCAACCTGGAAGAGAGCATGCGGCTCCATCCGGCCGACGGCATCTACGGCATTGGCCACACCCGCTGGGCCACTCACGGCCGCCCCACCGAAGAAAACGCCCACCCCCACCGCGATTGCAAAGGCGAGGTGGTGGTGGTGCACAATGGCATCATTGAGAACTACCTGGACTTGAAGCGGAAGCTGGCCGCCGAAGGCCACAAGTTCGTCACCGAAACCGATACGGAAGTCGTCGCTCATCTGGTGGAAAAATATCTGAACGGCGTGCCGCTCGAAGAAGCCGTGCGCCGGGCGGTGAAAGAGCTGACCGGCGTCTATGCGCTTTCCATCCTCTCGACGCGCGACCTCAACAAGATTGTTTCCGCGCGCATGGGTCCGCCGGCGGTGATTGGCCTCGGCCAGGACGAATACTTCGTCGCCTCGGACATCCCGGCCATCCTCTATCACACCCGCGACATATTCTTCCTCGCCGATGGCGACATCGCCGTGATCACCCCTGAGGGCGTGCGGGTGATGGACTACGAGGGCAAACCGCTCGAGCGCGCCGTCCAGCACGTCACCTGGGATCCGATCATGGCGGAAAAGGGCGGGTTCAAGCACTTCATGCTCAAGGAAATCTTTGAGCAGCCGCGCGCCGTCCGCGACACGCTCCTCGGCCGGTTGTCGCTTGAGACAGGCAAGATCTTCCTGGAGGAGATGGACATCAGCGAGGAGGAATTCCGCCGCGTCACTGACGTCAAGCTGGTCGCCTGCGGCACCAGTTGGCATGCGGCGCTGGCCGGCAAGTTCATGATCGAACGCCTGGCGCGGTTGCCGGTGGAGGTGGACTACAGCTCTGAGTTCCGCTATCGCAATCCGATCCTGAGCGACAACAGCTTGACGGTTCTGATTTCGCAATCGGGCGAAACGGCGGACACGCTGGCGGCCCAGCGCGAGGCCAAGCAGAAAGGCTCGAAGACGCTGGCCATCTGCAACGTGGTTGGTTCTATGCTCACCCGCGAGGCCGCCGGCACCATCTACACTCACGCCGGGCCGGAAATCGGGGTGGCTTCCACCAAAGCCTTTGCCGGCCAATTGACCGCGCTCGTGCTACTCTCGGTCTATCTCGCCCAGTTGCGTGGCACGATCACGCAGGACTGTGCTCGCTCCATCTTGAAGGAGCTGACTCACATCCCGGCCAAGCTCGAGACCCTGCTCCAACATGACGAAATGATTGAAGAGCTGGCCAAGCATTTCTTCCGCTGCTCGGATTTCCTTTTCCTCGGCCGCGGCATCCATTACCCCATCGCGCTCGAAGGCGCTTTGAAGCTCTAAGAGATCAGCTACATCCACGCTGAAGGCTATCCGGCGGGGGAGATGAAGC
The nucleotide sequence above comes from Candidatus Acidiferrales bacterium. Encoded proteins:
- the purS gene encoding phosphoribosylformylglycinamidine synthase subunit PurS, with translation MKAHVWVMLKLTVLDPQGQTILRALESIGFAAVKDVRQGKFFVLELDSNLNPEAARAEVERLAREVLTNPVIEEFRYEMVE
- the glmS gene encoding glutamine--fructose-6-phosphate transaminase (isomerizing); the protein is MCGIVGYIGPKKVVAVILEGLKRVEYRGYDSAGIAVVGQNGKLEIRRASGKLRNLEESMRLHPADGIYGIGHTRWATHGRPTEENAHPHRDCKGEVVVVHNGIIENYLDLKRKLAAEGHKFVTETDTEVVAHLVEKYLNGVPLEEAVRRAVKELTGVYALSILSTRDLNKIVSARMGPPAVIGLGQDEYFVASDIPAILYHTRDIFFLADGDIAVITPEGVRVMDYEGKPLERAVQHVTWDPIMAEKGGFKHFMLKEIFEQPRAVRDTLLGRLSLETGKIFLEEMDISEEEFRRVTDVKLVACGTSWHAALAGKFMIERLARLPVEVDYSSEFRYRNPILSDNSLTVLISQSGETADTLAAQREAKQKGSKTLAICNVVGSMLTREAAGTIYTHAGPEIGVASTKAFAGQLTALVLLSVYLAQLRGTITQDCARSILKELTHIPAKLETLLQHDEMIEELAKHFFRCSDFLFLGRGIHYPIALEGALKL